The stretch of DNA GTGAGTCTACGTCAGGTGTCGCGCGCACCGTGCAACACCTCACCCGGCCGGCCGCGGAGAACGGTGCGTGCTGCGCGGGTCAGGTGATCGGCGGGCTCGACGGGTCGGCATCCCATCGCGCGAGCACGGCCGCGAGGACGTCCGGCGGACAGTCCGGCGACGACGTGTGGGCGACGACGCTTCCGTCGTCGGCGACCACGACGGTCACCGGATGTGCGGTGTCCCACCGTTCGTCGAACATCACCGCGACGTCGGCGGGACGCTCCTCGGACAGGCTTCGTCGCCCCTCACGCGAGCCCCACGCCGTCGCGACCGCCGCGTGCCTCCGGTCCAGTTGGTCGGCACCGCCGGCGTCCAGGTCGTCTGCGGGAACCAGATCGGTCAGCGGTCCGAGAACCGACGTCTCGACATCGGGCCGCCACTCGACGTCCAGCGAAGGACGCACGCCGGTCACCGCGACGAAGGCCGCTGCGAGCGCTCGGGCCGCCGCGGCCCGGTCGCCGGAGTACGACGACAGCCGGCCCGCGACCTCTGTCCGCGACCCACCGTCGCTCGACCACACGTGTGTCCGCCCGGCAGGGACCCCATCGCTGCCTTCGACCGCGGCGCCACCGATCTCCGGGCGATCGCCGTCGGAGATCAGCAGTGCGGCGACCTTCCGGGCCGACACGGTGTCCAGGACGAAGGGCGAGGCGCGGACGGTCAGCGTCGCCGCCGCTCGGTCGACGACGACCGCGGTGCCCGCGCCGTCGTCGGTATCGGTGTCGGGTTCGATGACAGGTACGGCGCAGCCCTCGGACTGCGCGATCCGTATCCGCCCGCGCCGCGAGACCGACACCGTCCGCCGCAGCGCGGGCACATCGCGCGCGAACCGCCCGACCCGCTCCCGCAGAGCGCTCACATCCACCTCGGCCGGACAGGCGACGGTGCCCCGGATCGGTGGAGAGCCACCGGTGAACCAGCGCGACGACGGTGCCGACGACACCGCGGTCACCGACCCCTCGCCGGCCGGCCTGCGCGACCCGGCGAATCGGTCGACGAGCGCACCGACCGTGCGGAGTTCGAACACGTCGGCGGCGGTGAAGGCGAAGCCCTCCTCGCGCGCCCGTCTGCTCAGTTCCACCAGGTGCATGCTGTTGGCGCCGCACGCGAACAGGTCGGCGTCGACACCGACGTCGTCCACGCCGAGGATCTGCGCGGCCAGATCGGCGACGGTGCGGTGCGCCGCTCCGACGGGCTCGCTGCGCTGCTCGTGCGGGATCGCCGCGCGCAGGGCGCCGTAGTCGACCTTTCCGCTCGGCAGCGTCGGCAGCCGGTCCAGGCGTCGGACGTCGGCGACGGCCACCCCCGGCGGCAACGACGACGACGCTCCGCGCACGGTGGTCAGACGGTCGAACGGTTCGGTGGCCTCGACCAGACCGACGAGCGTATCGACACCGGCGTCCGTAGACGCGACGACGACCGCGGCCGCCGCCACCCCCGGCATCGACAGGAGTGCGCTCTCGGCCTCGGCCCGCTCGAGCCGCACGCCGTTGATCTTCATCCGACCGTCCGGACGTCCGAGGATCGCGAGATCGCCCGTCTCGGTGACCCGCCCCCGATCGCCGGTGCAGAACATCCGCTCCCCCGGCCGCTGCGGATCGGCGACGAACGCCCGCGCGGTGGCGGCGGGGTCGTCCAGATAGCCGTGGGCGAGCGACGGCCCCGCGACGTACACGACGCCGACGACCCCCGCGCGCACCGGTCGCAGCCGGCCGTCGAGGACCCTGACCCCACTGTCCGACAGGCGACCGACCGTGGGGCCGCCCGGGTCTCCGACCGGACCCTCGACGACGTCCCCGGCCAGTTCCGCGCACCCGTACGAATTGCGGACCTCGACACCGGTCGCCGTCAACGCCGCCGTCACCTCGTGCGGCGGCCGCGCGCCGGTGAGCACGATGCGTTCCAGTCGTGCGACGGCGTCCGGCGTCTGCCGGATCAGGCTGTCCCACACGGTCGGCACCGCCATCAGATGCCGGCACGACGCCGCGTCCATCGCCGCCGCGAGGCCGCGGGGATCGGCGCGGTCGGGGGCGTCGACCAGGTGCAGACCGATGCCCGCGCACAGGGCGTCGACCACCTCGGTGACGCCGTCGACGAAGTTCATCGAACTCTTCGCCAGCCGGATCTCGCCCGGCTCGACGGGCCAGTGTCGCGCCGCCCATCGCACGCGGGCGGCGAGCGCCCGATGACTGACCGGGATCACTTTGGGCGCACCGGTGCTGCCCGACGTGGTGCCCAGGTAGGCGACCGATTCGGGGTGCGGTCGGCGGCCGCGGCCACCGTCGGAGCCCTCTCCGGCCGCGCGAATCCGCTCGATGGGCCCGCCCGCGGCATCCAGGACCTCCGCGCCCGCGTCGTCGATCACGGCGGCTCGCGCCCCGGTCGCCGCGAGCACCCGTCCGATACCGTCCACCGGATAGGTCGTGTCGACGGGCACCGCGGCCATGCCCGCCTCCCAGATCGCGAGCAGGGCGACCACCCGGTCGGCGCCGTCACACAGGATCGCGATCGGTGTCTGCGGCCGCCACCGCGCGAGCAGGCGGTCGGCCA from Gordonia humi encodes:
- a CDS encoding AMP-binding protein codes for the protein MRSAAFASALASRLAARGLHPPDSGAAEPAIAVDAERLDAGERRLWTLARIDPDDVSHNIGIIWWFTADDGVDAARLADAVRAATGAEPVLRSVIGGDADEPRWVETDAAPRVDVVVGDREAVRRRTRDLASTPFDLGREAPWRAQVVDTADGGAAVAFVAHHIAVDDRSWEVLVTVILRAYEGTPPQRRARRSRPVASAERIAAAAAAAAGDEPRDDLDFGPAGGASSGRGAGARVRAEIGADAAALDAAARRSGGSVFSLVLALGTVAVHAVTGARRPPVVTPVVHRDGTDSTVGYFGNLVPVPVTVDPAGTLSEAIGAATRAGYRALEFRDVDFDQLAARSGPRDAATLMIAVRTNPGRVATPSPLSVVSEPVSTDTSQFGLSVTVDLGAPGVAPTVEVDHLLAVVHPSTARAVARLTAELVETVCAGADPTVDAAVAGPLPAEPAAGGDATVVEMIRDRIAGRPEATALTGSAAPTEVDYRGLGVAVDSLADRLLARWRPQTPIAILCDGADRVVALLAIWEAGMAAVPVDTTYPVDGIGRVLAATGARAAVIDDAGAEVLDAAGGPIERIRAAGEGSDGGRGRRPHPESVAYLGTTSGSTGAPKVIPVSHRALAARVRWAARHWPVEPGEIRLAKSSMNFVDGVTEVVDALCAGIGLHLVDAPDRADPRGLAAAMDAASCRHLMAVPTVWDSLIRQTPDAVARLERIVLTGARPPHEVTAALTATGVEVRNSYGCAELAGDVVEGPVGDPGGPTVGRLSDSGVRVLDGRLRPVRAGVVGVVYVAGPSLAHGYLDDPAATARAFVADPQRPGERMFCTGDRGRVTETGDLAILGRPDGRMKINGVRLERAEAESALLSMPGVAAAAVVVASTDAGVDTLVGLVEATEPFDRLTTVRGASSSLPPGVAVADVRRLDRLPTLPSGKVDYGALRAAIPHEQRSEPVGAAHRTVADLAAQILGVDDVGVDADLFACGANSMHLVELSRRAREEGFAFTAADVFELRTVGALVDRFAGSRRPAGEGSVTAVSSAPSSRWFTGGSPPIRGTVACPAEVDVSALRERVGRFARDVPALRRTVSVSRRGRIRIAQSEGCAVPVIEPDTDTDDGAGTAVVVDRAAATLTVRASPFVLDTVSARKVAALLISDGDRPEIGGAAVEGSDGVPAGRTHVWSSDGGSRTEVAGRLSSYSGDRAAAARALAAAFVAVTGVRPSLDVEWRPDVETSVLGPLTDLVPADDLDAGGADQLDRRHAAVATAWGSREGRRSLSEERPADVAVMFDERWDTAHPVTVVVADDGSVVAHTSSPDCPPDVLAAVLARWDADPSSPPIT